catatcattttataactgaatatttaaatcatcgataacaaaattttcagtgtgaaatctttaataagtttataaattataaatgtttttgaaaattcattgaaagttttaatattaaaatatttatgtaatcttatggtatatagtataatatatatatatatatgttttattattaaatgatatttttttactcatatggttttaaaataatgtgtatcttcttataatattaaataaaagttcatattaatacaattttatgatcatttgtaacttattatgacaaaaaaaataatctattgatcacaaaattttcagagtggggatcttcaaatttctaataatttatagacgttttgaaaaattcaaaatataacatataagaaaaattttaaatgtttttattatatatttaatgtgatttttaaatatattttaataatataaaattaaaaaaagaactaagaaacaaaaattgttatcaaatatttattattcattataattaattttcacatatacgttaatcatattaggtaatttcgtagcttttatttaaggaaagtgcaaaacattttttggtacgttatttatcaattcgatagttagtttaataaaaagtgtaatataagttaagatggaccaacctatttttctaggaatagtatattttgtatagttatttattaaataggaatttataatcatacggttctatgatcgttcatatcgttttataacaaaatatttaaatcatcgataacaaaattttcaatctgaaatctttaataagtttataatttataaatgttcttgaaaattcattgaaagttttaatattaaaatatttatgtaatcttatggtatatagtgtttaatatatatatatatatttattttattattaaatgatattttttgctcatatggttttaaaatcatgtgtatcttcttataataaaaatgttaaactattgatcattaatttttaacataataattttaatagttttagtcatttattgtcgttttaaaaaattcaaaatataacatatacgaaaaaatctaaattttatttttatagctaatttgattgtttaatttattttaataatataaaattaaacaaaaagtgatggaggagatatacattgttatcaaatctttattattaaaatcattaattgttatatatatattagtcatttatggtaattccgtaggttttatttaaggaaagaaaatatcatatcatatcattatatcatatagtttgaccaacttatgtatctaacaacatataaaaatcgaatgtggacctacttatttttcaattgaatgtaattgactacctaattgagtgccacctatgcattggggcctcttttaattaatacaaaattgaggttacatcttttcaaatgttcctcaattaatataagggatattttatatatattcaaattaaatttataatttattatcttAGTCTTATGTCCTTTAATGAAAccttaatcattttatttttaaactattttgatcataaaaatttgttttagaaTGAATGTTTTGGGAGATTCaccaattattttaattaagtagtactatatatagttttatatttgatataaatataaattatattatattatcatatacataagaaaatttaaatatttcaaattctgattttacaaatatatttttaattttctataagAAGTAAAAATgaccaagaaacaaaaaaaaaaatgtattcaaAGTACGTTAAAATCTAGTAAAATATATGTACATctataccaaaaaaataaaattttaataatttaaattattataaaaaaacaaccagtttataaatatagaaaaacatataaattgtagttaaattaaaaatttatatgataaataactttttatttttgataaaatcagTGTTTGTAATTGTTTCTATTAGATTTTTATTGGATTTTGATAAAGTAAAATTAGAGTAATGTATATATGTTGCCACTTGATACATTACAACTATGATGTAATGTATGAGAAGTTAGGTATATATGAAACAAGAGTtggtgttacaaaaaataatatatttatatatatatatatatatagaaacaagAGTTGAGAATGGACTTTAAACTGTCTTTGTACTTTATTGCTGCTCTCAAATGAAATCAAGAAAGTTATGCATTTATCAAAAAAGAACAATGCGTTTGCCTCTAGGGTTTAGGCACATAATAAAGACCATAACTATAAAGCTCAGTGAGCTATTTCTGTTTCAATGTTTGTTTTCTACTTCGTTAAGCTTTACCATAAGCATGGAATAAGCTTGTTTGTGGATTAGTTTACACACACAACTGTTTTTTTTCAGACACAACAACTTATCTCTAATTGATGAATTCTTCACACACAAATCTAAGAGAAGAGTATCCGTGTCGTAGTTGCCACGTGTTTCAAGCGAGACACAAAACGAGAGGCCCAGTTTTGTTCTCTTGTCTCTTACGTTGCTTACTTTTTCTAAACAAATTTTCAACCAcatgtttcatatatataactcGTAGATCttatcaccttttttttttctttttcttacgtATTCTGACTGATACTTTACGATGGATAGCCGGTGGAGTCTTCGAGGTATGACAGCTCTTGTAACCGGTGGAACCAAGGGAATTGGGttcgtcttcttcctccaaAATCCTCTGTTTCTTAGCTTTCATCTCAAGACACGAAGTAAGATTGATACATGAATGCTTGAGGAATATGATTTTGTAACTTCAGGTATGCGATAGTGGAGGAACTTGCTGGTTTTGGTGCAAGAGTTCACACGTGTGCTAGAGACCAAACTCTGCTTGATGAATGTTTAAGTGAATGGAAAGAGAAAGGGTTTCAAGTCACTGGCTCAGTCTGTGATGTATCCTCTCGACCTCAGAGAGATGAGTTGATGAAGACGGTCTCTTCTCTATTCAGTGGCAAACTCAACATCCTTGTAAGTTAATCCTAAGgtttttcattcattttttttttgaattaccAGGAGATACGGGCCGAAGCCCTAATTCCCCCAGACCCGAAAccacataatataatattagttttttcTCAACGGTCATTCGAACTAGGGACCTCTGACATTTCATGAATTTTTAATGTCtttcatcactatcattacttGCTTTGATGCAGATCAACAATGTTGGTACCCTTGTGTCAAAGCCGACTACAGAGTTTACAGCACAAGATTTCTCAGGTCAAATAGCTACCAATTTGGATTCTGCTTATCACTTCTCTCAACTGGCCCATCCTTTACTTAAGGCATCAGGATTTGGTAGCATTGTGTTCTTGTCTTCAGTATGTGGGGTTGTCTCATCTGGTTTTGTATCTATATACAGCTTAACAAAAGGTTCActcaaaactctttttttttaaatgatgtcTATATATACACATCTAAGCAACTTGAAATGCAGGATGCATGAATCAACTGGCAAGGAACTTGGCATGTGAATGGGCAAGTGATGGCATAAGGGCTAACTCTGTAGCTCCTTGGATGACAAAAACTCCTCTTGTCCAAAAAGTAATCTAAaacgttttttcttctttctttctttctttcttcttgtaACCTGAATCTTGGCTTTTTTTTCCAGCGTCTTGATGACGAGAAATTCGCGGAGGCTATCTTCTCAAGAACTCCATTAGGTCGTGCGTGTGAGCCGCGTGAGGTTGCCTCGTTGGTTACCTTTCTTTGTCTCCCTGCAGCTTCTTATATAACAGGACAAACCATTTGTATTGATGGAGGTTTCACTGTTAATGGCTTCTCCTACAAGCCAGAGGTTTAAACCCTAAAAACACTTCCAGAACAACATGTTGTAGTAATgtattataatttagttatatatgttGTTGAAAACTAAATAATCTCAAGCTTATGAAACAGAAAGTTGAGAATGGACTTTTAagattttgtctttttttttctttttcttttgtgcatCTTAAACTTTGTCTTGGAAAGCAAGGAACTGATGCGTCAGCAGATCTATCAATGTAATAACAAAGGGAATACTTGAATGAAACATTTCTAAATGTAGCTATGCATATGTATccaacattttatttatttttctctaatAAAATCAAGAAAGTAATACATTTATAGAGTTCAATCACATCATAAAGAACATTATTACAAGTTTACAGATTATGATCAGTTTGGTGCCCTTAGCGTTTGCAGTTGCTGAATCCGAAGGAGTATCTGAAATAAGATCAAAGTCATCTAACTCAGATGGCGACGGAGCTGAAACTGAAGGAAGTAGAGTGAGATCAAACTCTTTTGCTTTGCCTTCTCTACTAAAGCTCCATCCAAGAACATAATGATTACTCGTCATGTTTCCCGTGGATGCTGAGAATCCGACAAACATCTTGTCGTTAAAAATCTCTGTAAGATTCATCTTTCTTGACATAAGAGGAAGCTTAGGTTTAGAAATGTCGAGAGGAGCCAATGTGACGTTGAGAACCATCTCCTCTCCATCGTATTCGATCCAAGCCCGTATCGGATCTTTGCTAGAAAGCTTCAAGGTTATATTCTTGCTATGCCGGTTTGAGAAAAACGCAGCTGGTGCAGATTCAACTGAGACCAAACCGTTGACGTCGATCCCCACGTGGTTACCGTCGATGTCAAGAAACTCGTTTGACTTCACCGTGTCAAACTCCACCGCGAGGATTCTATTAGTTGAGTTCCCGTTGTTTGAAGCGTTGAAGAGACCGAGAAACTGGCTCGCCATGGCTCTGGTGAAGTCCATGGAGGGAGAGATCATGAAGGTTAGGCCATGACCTGGTGCGTTGATTGAGAAAACGAAACTTGTGGAGAAAGAAAAGGGGTTTGATGAGTTAGGGTTGGTGAATGGTATGGGGAAGCCATGGAAGGCTTGACCCATTTGCCTCCTTGAGGTGTTTGTTAGCTCCAAGATACCACTTGGAAGGATCTTTGTGGATCCGTAGTTTAGTATATTGGCTTTTAAGAATCCATGGTGAAGAAACTCGGTTTCTTGTTGTTGACTTAACACCCAAGAAACTAGGCATAAGTGAGTGATAATGTAGAGAGTAATTGATTTGGATGTAACAGCCATTGATGGAGTCATGGAGAAGTAAATGAAAGAGATTAGAGTCTAATGCTTGTCTTAATTGTTCTCTCGTAATAATGTATATAAACTACATTGAAAGAgaccatatatttattaaactttttgttAGCTTAATATAAGAAAGTTATATTTATTACCAGAAACCAATCAGCACTTGACGTTTTATCAGCTAAAtctttttgttgacaaaaacaaaccaccgaaattttctttattatatagAATCCATGTATTAAGACATAATAAAATCTGACAAAATAAATTCATTTCCATTGAAGTAGTAAATGATGAACTATTCAAGTCTGAGTTTAGCTGATCGTGATAAGTCGTAGGGCCAAACTTCCCAAACTAGCCTGGTATACAATAAAATAGATCCAAACAAGGTTTTTTCAAGAAATACGTGCAAGTAAGAATCTATATCTatacttttaccaaaaaaagtaAGAATCTATACGTATTGTTTatataaaagcaaaaataataattgactCAAGGCTTGTCATCACTTTAACTAATTAACAAATGTGTAAATTAAACAACCAGCTGAGTGAGAATATTATTGATAAACCCGATAGGTCGAAACTAATTAAAATCCAAATGACGAAGTTCAGATGGGGTCTAGTTCGTGCATCCAACAATCCAACCAAAGTCACAGAAGCTGctacaaaatagtattttcacAATACAAACGATTGTTTTTATCTATACATTGTGTTCATAGAAATGAGGGATGGTTGGCATCTTGACCTTTGGTCTTTGTACAGATCTGGTTTAGGCTCTCCAGGAATCTTACCCAATTTGTAAATCTCGTCTTaagtaaatctttttttttaacacatccTTCTAATCTAATCATTAACAACCCCTACAAACTATTAAATTTTGGTAAACTCTCTATATAATGAAACccaaactttttagtgttgttttaaaatttctaaccacattctatatttgtattaatgtatgttaaactctcttttatagtttatggaaatcgttataattttttatcaattaattttttaaaacttcataatacttcctaaatcggTAAAATTACCAccataaaatcactattttcgttataaacagaaacaacaaaggctccaaacctcttttaacatcatcatatgttagtgcagaatgcaactatttattaaaacaatattttcatatttttaaaaaattttctcaaaatctatgtgttaacaacaccttctaaaatattgaattttggtaaatgatttatatattgaatcctataatctttagtgttgttttaaaaattttaactagattctacatttttattgatgtatgataaactatccttcatggtacatgagcatcgttaacttttttataaattaatttagtaaaactttatatactctctaaattaatggactaacaattataaaatcgctattctctagagaaatggagacaacaaatgtttcaaacctctttgaccatcatcatatattagtacataagacaactatgcattaaaacaatattgctatattttttaatttttttttcaaaatctaaactttATATTACAATTTATTAATATGTTAACCCGCGGTTTGACCAATATCGACCCAGTGTCCAGAAAGTAGTCCAGTTCGGACCGGGTTTTAGAAACATTGATATAACCACTCCGCCTAGGAGAAAAGAAAGACGTGTGTGATATTTAGCAGCAAATCAAATAGCTGACTCATACCAAAAGATTCAATTGCCAAATCCAACACAGGCTATTCAGCTAGAAGTACCAAATGTTTTTCAAGGAGGGCACATTAGTAGCAATTCTAGACACACATAATGAACTAAGTCACAGAACAGCTGCATCAACATGGACGAGAAGACGAGGTTGCAGAATGAAAGACCTCCACAGAGATGCAAAACGGACACTCAGCAAATATGCATTTCCAGCTAAAAATGTTCACTGCAATTCAAACTGGTGGTTTCACGTTTGTTTCAAGTTGCTATTTTCTTTAAGAGACTTGAGTCTTCTGTAGCCCTTATCGGTACCAAAGATCCTGAAGAACACAAAGATGAAATTGTTGAGGTACCTATTACAAATGCAAAGAGATAATAATAGCTCAGATCAGATGTTTACCAGTCCATATACACAAAAGTTGAAGAGTAGTTTCCAGACTTTGTGTAGAGGAGGCGGTGATGGTAGTCATGGAAGTCAGCACTGTAACCATATTAGTGAAAAATTTCAATTATTACCAATCTATGAAAGCTTTTAAGTTTTCAAGAGAGCTGGCTAGGTAATGTGATCTTACCCTCCATACAGAGGAAGGAAATTTGAGAGACTCCATGGGAAATGATAGCCACAATGTGCTTCCACTGTCTCAAGCACTCTCAGAACCATCCATAACCAGAGAGTAATCAAGTGCGGGCCGGTTAGAGCTGGACCGACTATGGTAGCAAATCCCAGGAATAGAATCTCAGCTGGGTGAGCATATTCTGATGTCAAACCGAACGGTGTGGCATATCTGGGATAATTATAAAATGGCTGCTCTCTCAGAACTTATCCAAACTTAAAAAGAGTAAAATATGAACTGAAACTTACTCATGATGCACACTGTGGACGTTCTTGTAAAGCCATTTTGAGTGCAAGATCCGATGACCCcaatagaaaacaaaatccTCAATGATGAAGTAGAATAATATCTGGGCAGACACTTCTTTCCTGCAGGAGCATCACCAAAACAGGGTCTTATATGACCTGATCAAACATAAGCTCAGGTGCTTTCATGATGCTCAAAACtgacatttttttcattttttattgcCAGTTGAAAGAGTTTAACATCAGaacccaaaggaaaaaaaaaaagcttaagcACTAAAGGAACCTGATAATACCAGGAAGGTAGAGGAAAACTGCTCCGCATTCCCATGGCTCTGAAGACAGGATAGGAGGCCATCATAAGGGGCAAATTCACGCAGAAATGATAAAGCAACAGGCGGGTGATACATTTTCCTTGGGCAGCAGGTGTGTTGTTCTTTGCCTGCATGTGACCAAAACAACAGTATTTGCTCATCATAAAAGTAAGGTAAGCTGAGAGAAAGGACAATAAATTAGTTTAATCAGTGAaacaacaatttttatttttacaaacagTCATGAActggaaaaaaaacaattacacaAGTGACTGATACATTGGTGACCAACCTAATAAGAGATCCTATTGAAACGAATCACGAAAAGGTATCAAATTCATACATATGAGACTTTTTTTTGAATAACCCGGTGTATCCTGGCTCCACCGAGGTGGGTCCAGACTAGCGGGGGAGTGTACGTAACAGCCTACGTTATCGGCCGGAATAAGCCTCGGTCACGGGACGCTGGGGGAGCCCAGATGTTAAATTTTACCCCCAGTGACCAGCGGGATTCGAACCGGGGTCAGTATTGGGACTTTACAAACAATGAAATAAGAGAGTTACCTGAATTTTGTACTTGGTGAGAAAGCCATGTCTTTCGAGGTAAATGAAAGGGAGACCagacaagaagaagacgctTTCATGGAGGAGGAAACTCCCAATGCAGGCCAGTTGAAAGTCGCTAAAATGCGTCACAAGGTACTGCCATCatccacagaaaaaaaaaacatattgatCAGCAACAGAACTTACATGTCATTgatagcaacaaaaaaaaaaaactatggcaAAAAGAAAACACAGCGTCATTAATTAAGTCGCCTCCTCTCTTTCTATATCATTAAGTGGTAAAAGCAAATGTTCCAGGAAACAGTATTGATTTGAATCAGCACGTGGTTCAACACACACACTGGAACTACGCTAATGCGTTCTACATGATTTGGCACCAGCGTAGTCAAATTCAGATCTAACACATTGCGATCGATACGAGCTCACATTTAATCCGTTGGATCAAAGCAATCGAGAGCGGCGACGAGATACGGAGGAAAATCGATGAAAACGAGGGAATCGAAAACAGGAGGAGATTGGAGAGATGAGGTACCTGCCAACCGGATTCGACGAGGGAAGCCATTGATGGATCTATGAGAGCGAGAGGTGGAGAAAGAGAGGCCACTAGTGAAAATATTAACAAACAGACTGTCACCGAAcgaaaatatcttttttttttcaccaaCTAACTTTCTTTCgaccgtctctctctctgtctgaGCCTATGCGGACTTTTTTCAGTTTAGTGCTAAATGCTTTACACAGACAGACACCCCTCGTGCGCATCACCCTCCACCACACCTCCATCTCTTTTTTTAGGTTTAATGGTCTCcacatcttttttttattccttTCTATGTTTGCcacattttcagattttttctaccagttttttttaataattcagAGATTTATTCACACTTGTTTAAGGTTTCAGGATTCGTTTTCCATCTTTGATGTGAAATGAGCATCATCATCAACTATTGATCCTGTCTCTCCGTGTTTAGCATATAATCATATGCACAAAACAGAATATCTAAGATTGATTAGATTGTGATTTTTATCAGCACCTTTGGCTTTACTATGTCACTGATATACACTGTCCAAGCCAAGACTCAAGAGCTTATCATAATGAGATCCCTTAATCACCAATTCACCATGTAACACTGTAGCAAAGAGCTGCATCTGTTATGTATTAGATGCAAAGATGCTCAGATAGAACAGAacatcaagaaaaagaaaaaatcttcCTTTTTTTGTGGAATGGTGTGAATGACCTCACAGTGTCAATACAGC
The sequence above is drawn from the Brassica napus cultivar Da-Ae chromosome A8, Da-Ae, whole genome shotgun sequence genome and encodes:
- the LOC106362242 gene encoding methylsterol monooxygenase 2-2 isoform X2, which gives rise to MMASYPVFRAMGMRSSFPLPSWKEVSAQILFYFIIEDFVFYWGHRILHSKWLYKNVHSVHHEYATPFGLTSEYAHPAEILFLGFATIVGPALTGPHLITLWLWMVLRVLETVEAHCGYHFPWSLSNFLPLYGGADFHDYHHRLLYTKSGNYSSTFVYMDWIFGTDKGYRRLKSLKENSNLKQT
- the LOC106362244 gene encoding probable inactive L-type lectin-domain containing receptor kinase III.1; amino-acid sequence: MTPSMAVTSKSITLYIITHLCLVSWVLSQQQETEFLHHGFLKANILNYGSTKILPSGILELTNTSRRQMGQAFHGFPIPFTNPNSSNPFSFSTSFVFSINAPGHGLTFMISPSMDFTRAMASQFLGLFNASNNGNSTNRILAVEFDTVKSNEFLDIDGNHVGIDVNGLVSVESAPAAFFSNRHSKNITLKLSSKDPIRAWIEYDGEEMVLNVTLAPLDISKPKLPLMSRKMNLTEIFNDKMFVGFSASTGNMTSNHYVLGWSFSREGKAKEFDLTLLPSVSAPSPSELDDFDLISDTPSDSATANAKGTKLIIICKLVIMFFMM
- the LOC106362242 gene encoding methylsterol monooxygenase 2-2 isoform X1, with translation MASLVESGWQYLVTHFSDFQLACIGSFLLHESVFFLSGLPFIYLERHGFLTKYKIQAKNNTPAAQGKCITRLLLYHFCVNLPLMMASYPVFRAMGMRSSFPLPSWKEVSAQILFYFIIEDFVFYWGHRILHSKWLYKNVHSVHHEYATPFGLTSEYAHPAEILFLGFATIVGPALTGPHLITLWLWMVLRVLETVEAHCGYHFPWSLSNFLPLYGGADFHDYHHRLLYTKSGNYSSTFVYMDWIFGTDKGYRRLKSLKENSNLKQT
- the LOC106362245 gene encoding tropinone reductase homolog At1g07450, whose product is MDSRWSLRGMTALVTGGTKGIGYAIVEELAGFGARVHTCARDQTLLDECLSEWKEKGFQVTGSVCDVSSRPQRDELMKTVSSLFSGKLNILINNVGTLVSKPTTEFTAQDFSGQIATNLDSAYHFSQLAHPLLKASGFGSIVFLSSVCGVVSSGFVSIYSLTKGCMNQLARNLACEWASDGIRANSVAPWMTKTPLVQKRLDDEKFAEAIFSRTPLGRACEPREVASLVTFLCLPAASYITGQTICIDGGFTVNGFSYKPEV